In a single window of the Rhodamnia argentea isolate NSW1041297 chromosome 2, ASM2092103v1, whole genome shotgun sequence genome:
- the LOC125313900 gene encoding protein MAIN-LIKE 2 encodes MVVPSMPLLADLISRASTTGLPRSLSEDGWDPRRNGDNGSRDSGPKLGQVWNRAGIFDIIMSTKYDVKRNQDVILGLSERWCTETNTFVFPWGEAAVTLEDVMVLSGYPVLGVPVTSHVIGLGWVKSVVEDLDRVRD; translated from the coding sequence ATGGTGGTGCCAAGCATGCCCTTGCTCGCCGATCTCATCTCTCGGGCCTCAACGACTGGCCTCCCAAGATCACTTTCAGAGGATGGATGGGACCCCAGAAGAAATGGGGACAATGGGTCGAGAGACTCAGGCCCAAAGCTCGGCCAGGTTTGGAACAGGGCAGGCATATTTGACATCATCATGAGTACGAAGTACGACGTCAAGCGTAACCAGGACGTGATCCTGGGGTTGTCGGAGCGTTGGTGCACCGAGACTAACACTTTCGTGTTTCCCTGGGGAGAAGCTGCCGTTACACTTGAGGATGTCATGGTTCTTAGCGGGTACCCTGTTCTCGGCGTACCAGTGACGAGCCATGTGATCGGGCTCGGGTGGGTGAAGTCGGTGGTGGAGGATCTGGACAGAGTTAGGGATTAG
- the LOC115732041 gene encoding uncharacterized protein LOC115732041, translating into MESQRWKLLLSLSLLSPFLFVSGVRGWTGEVRGRVVCDVCGDSSIGPEDHVLQGAEVAVLCITKSGEVVNYQAFTNSKGVYKVAETMPESDRWDACLARPISSFHEHCTHLRGGTAGVKFSYNHPSGYFHTVRPFVYRPVDVPTYC; encoded by the exons ATGGAATCGCAGAGATGGAAGCtgttactctctctttctctcttgtcGCCGTTCCTCTTCGTTTCCGGCGTCAGAGGCTGGACCGGCGAAGTCCGCGGCCGGGTCGTCTGTGACGTCTGCGGCGATTCTTCCATCGGACCCGAAGATCACGTCCTTCAAG GTGCTGAAGTTGCGGTTCTTTGCATCACAAAATCTGGCGAAGTTGTCAACTACCAAGCATTTACTAACTCCAAGGGTGTATACAAAGTTGCAGAGACAATGCCCGAGAGTGATCGCTGGGATGCTTGTCTTGCGCGTCCGATCAGCAGTTTCCATGAGCATTGCACTCATCTCAGGGGTGGCACTGCTGGTGTCAAATTTAGCTATAACCATCCATCAGGTTACTTCCATACCGTTAGGCCCTTCGTGTATCGCCCCGTGGATGTTCCAACATACTGTTGA
- the LOC115731481 gene encoding probable folate-biopterin transporter 4 produces MIKGWKQLRAAFGASFLWLVCLIYFTQGFRSFAWTAVSYQLKDILKLSPSASQFVFSVAFFPWSIKPLYGILSDCIPIGGRKRVPYLILATILSLVPWLILGLNAYLRNSTWHLTIFLTVQNLGSAMADVVIDAMIAEAVRFEKASFAGDLQSMSWFAMAFGGICGSLFGGYALTNVEIATIFLLFTVLPAVQLLSSSSVKENPSCTYDEKDHPNGKHLMNGNSSLIDEDRFTVKKQSKSTSRRKKSRKSGKKMDVASDKSRPFREGDPLFLKWLRSLKNAIYGLYQAFQQPVIWRPMAWFFLAHVTVPNLSTVMFYYQTDFLKLEASFLGTSRVVGWVGLMIGTFIYNRFFKTMNLRKILLFAHVGLALLATLDMILVSRINVSLAISDKVMVLSGSALADAINQLKFMPFLILSGQLCPPGIEGTLFALFMSINNLGSTLGSFVGAGLASFLNIHSGSFDSLLLGIAIQVVCIFVPVALLFLIPKDATGISA; encoded by the exons atgatcAAAGGTTGGAAGCAGCTGAGAGCAGCATTCGGAGCGTCGTTCCTGTGGCTTGTTTGCTTGATCTACTTCACTCAG GGTTTCAGGTCATTTGCGTGGACTGCAGTTTCTTACCAGCTCAAAGACATACTCAAATTGTCGCCCTCGGCCTCTCAATTTGTGTTTTCAGTTGCATTTTTCCCATGGAGCATAAAACCCTTATATGG AATTTTGTCAGACTGCATCCCGATTGGAGGAAGAAAACGGGTTCCATACCTGATTCTTGCGACCATACTGTCTCTTGTGCCATGGCTTATTTTGGGCCTAAATGCTTATTTGAGGAATTCTACATGGCACCTCACTATCTTCTTAACTGTCCAAAATCTGGGCTCGGCAATGGCTGATGTTGTCATTGATGCAATGATTGCCGAAGCTGTGAGATTTGAGAA GGCTTCGTTTGCTGGAGATCTTCAGTCAATGTCTTGGTTTGCAATGGCTTTTGGTGGTATATGTGGGAGTTTATTTGGCGGATATGCATTAACCAATGTGGAGATAGCaactatttttcttctatttactGTGCTGCCAGCTGTACAATTACTGTCAAGTAGTTCAGTAAAGGAGAATCCCTCATGCACATATGATGAAAAAGATCATCCTAATGGCAAACATCTGATGAATGGCAATAGTAGTTTAATAGATGAGGATAGATTTACAGTGAAGAAGCAAAGTAAGAGTACTTCCAGAAGAAAGAAGAGCCGCAAGAGTGGAAAAAAGATGGATGTTGCCTCTGATAAGTCCAGACCTTTCCGGGAAGGTGATCCACTATTCTTGAAATGGCTGCGCTCTCTGAAAAATGCTATTTATGGTCTATACCAAGCTTTTCAACAGCCAGTCATATGGAG ACCTATGGCTTGGTTTTTTCTAGCTCATGTCACCGTTCCAAACCTCTCAACGGTCATGTTCTACTACCAGACGGATTTTTTAAAACTGGAAGCATCATTTTTGGGGACTTCACGTGTTGTTGGATGGGTAGGCCTCATGATTGGGACCTTCATATACAATCGTTTCTTCAAGACCATGAACTTACGAAAAATCCTCTT GTTTGCTCATGTTGGCTTAGCCTTACTGGCCACACTGGATATGATTCTAGTATCTCGAATAAATGTGTCGTTGGCAATATCAGACAAGGTTATGGTTTTGAGTGGATCTGCTCTTGCCGATGCAATTAATCAACTCAA GTTCATGCCATTCTTGATTCTATCTGGACAGTTGTGCCCGCCTGGAATCGAAGGGACTCTATTTGCACTCTTCATGTCAATCAACAATCTTGGATCCACGCTGGGTTCATTTGTAGGCGCCGGCTTGGCTTCATTCTTGAACATCCACTCTGGTTCTTTCGACAGCCTCCTCCTAGGAATTGCTATCCAAGTCGTCTGCATATTCGTGCCAGTTGCTTTGCTATTCTTGATACCGAA